In Peptostreptococcus equinus, the DNA window CTTGTGACATACCAATCATTAAAATTGGATATATTAAAATGGGTAGTATCAACATCATAAATAGATTTTTTTTATCTCTGATAAGTTCAAGCAATTCTTTTTTTACAATTTGCCTTACTATACTAAAGTTCAAAGACATCACCTCCTATATCTGCTATTTTTATAAAAGCGTCTCTGAGATTATCTGTATATGTATTATCTTTTAATTCTTTTGGACTCCCCTGAGCTATAATTTTTCCATTATGTATAAAAATTATCCTGTCACATAAAGTTTCAGCTTCTTCTAAATAATGTGTAGAATAAAGAACTGTTTTGCCATTATCCTTTTCTTTTTTCATAAAAGAAATTATATCGCGGCTACTGATAACATCTAGTCCAAGAGTAGGTTCATCGAATATATATATTTGTGGTGAATGTATCAAACATCTAGCAATAGACACTCTTTGAGTTTGTCCAGTAGAAAGATTTGCTATCCTTTGATCTATAAAAGTATCCATATCCAAAAGTTTGCAAATATTCTCTATTGATTTTTCTAGCTCCACTTCATTCATAGTGTATAACTTACCAAATATTCTTAACAACTCTCTTGGTGTTAGTTTTCCATATAGTTTTGTATTCCCAGATAAATATCCTATTTGAGATTTAAATTCATTAATATTATTATTGGATTTTATACCATTTATTTCTATATTCCCATTAGTTGGAGTAAGTATACCTCCTAACATTCTTAATAAAGTTGTTTTTCCTGCTCCATTAGGTCCTAAAATTCCAAGTATTTCTCCTTTATTCACTTTAAAACTAATGCCATCCACGGCATTGAATTCTTTTTTTATAGTTTTATTTTTGATTTTAAACTTCTGATTTGAAGTATTTTTAACTGCTTCATACTTATAAAATGTTTTCACTAAATTAAATGCACTAATCAAATATTTTCTCCTCTCTATTTCCCTAAAAATTTTATTAGCTTATATCAGATTTTTTTAAATATACCTAAATTAAATAATGACAAATATATTTGTCATTATTTAATTTAATAATACAGTAATTTGTTTACTTAAGCAAGCTTTTTATTAACTTCAAATATAAAGTTTTTATTTACTTAAGCTTATTATTGTATTATACTCTTATAGGTAGTTTAAAATCTAACTATTATAGAATTTGAAAGAGAGAGTGATTTTTTGAGAAGAAAGTTTAAAAACACATTCAATATTGACTTTTTGCCAAATAGAAAGTATGTGGCTGAGATATATAGAAATGACTGGAAAGAAATTATATCTAATAAGATTTTGATAATTATAGTTATAGGTCTAACGCTTATCCCCTCTTTATATGCATGGTTTAATATTGAAGCATTTTGGGATCCGTATGGAAATACAAAAAATTTAAAAGTTGCCATTGTCAACAAAGATAAAGGCGAAAATTTTAGAGATCAAAATTTCCAGTT includes these proteins:
- a CDS encoding ABC transporter ATP-binding protein; this translates as MISAFNLVKTFYKYEAVKNTSNQKFKIKNKTIKKEFNAVDGISFKVNKGEILGILGPNGAGKTTLLRMLGGILTPTNGNIEINGIKSNNNINEFKSQIGYLSGNTKLYGKLTPRELLRIFGKLYTMNEVELEKSIENICKLLDMDTFIDQRIANLSTGQTQRVSIARCLIHSPQIYIFDEPTLGLDVISSRDIISFMKKEKDNGKTVLYSTHYLEEAETLCDRIIFIHNGKIIAQGSPKELKDNTYTDNLRDAFIKIADIGGDVFEL